The Plasmodium berghei ANKA genome assembly, chromosome: 8 genome has a segment encoding these proteins:
- a CDS encoding gamma-tubulin complex component, putative, whose amino-acid sequence MSLNPNFNPNAPGSPEYMNESGENKNTHNFSNINNTYAYKENYYNKTGPNTGLIRNKNEIQYQKQNDQHIQKKITIINNGENYPVNETSGITKDAENIKNSTILTKIAKKMDEKNTENFKSITHFAKYLFFIAKKIGTIQNKNNSKSQNTPHFNDEVQKMLIKHLIYKLNKILSSLINYNILDYNETTNIKNDIEYYCLKNSNLTLNKIRVMLKKLEDSKINYKYILHILLKLKIYQEEIEENDISHINVIASSHTRQIVPEQAEKNEANIENLKIPDHNVNQNKINNNQLTKSYEIVEQTNNIPNLYNEQNIISIHKGQNNNVSEIETSQSKIKPVTTIIENDMIHKKNFMNKSIFATIILNNKFNSLDIDENLLLRDLIYPLQGINGEYIKFNKIENTFCVYNRKVSIGMHHFITNISKVGILFRKLQKYINTFTNEMVNNGSSTFNASNYFDNFEENGISTNKFQEKTENTAIIKSEKTKINNIENSQNNIEDNFSSEESEINHENTNNITENEGKYNIQILRRKKGSLVIDALYQIVREYLNEYYKLLSHIESEINEHIHKNTVYIGIKVLYTLLQESYKILRVLINVIDESQRSTGCQFLSFVYSKSQVYDYDEEKIYKKILQKCTKPINLILKQWVENGILKDKFKETFISLNNNITSEQIWMYKFVINMNNIPLFLSTTTAKKILLIGKCVYLLNYLSLNNTKSVNWGISDNIHDIKLEQENMFSQIKDRNDFFDNPSSISPNADIFSINDFHTYMENIDNYIKHLSKKKNQELFSLLIKQYGLYEHFKAFRHFILLVDGDLFENIFENMKTDLYMNADELKRHYLNNKLELCIKSSSIFTSNKNIIKKLIIEKFNAKRGDIGWDILVLDFVVEKPLDIIFTNKIKNIYKSINVLLIKLKKIQCELSNIWYLFTHLFKIINLIYYNSVFIHCNIIRNEMFHFIQNILSYFYYDVIDMNWYEFKKKIFTCNDLDMLIHEHYNYVTQIQIDLFLGNYTDLFNSKFSQNSDNINGTPFSNIFEDDANNYLGSSFSNEINGTYSSPTLHENIKNNKNEQNNFENTTTNTIPQKNMENETLICLNKILDIISRFINLTSSLISTVCENYSEIKSLTEKKRQQKIDQNTEPNTDPTINDIDIDYINNYINYNIIGEKTIKDIKMLLKYYRNYIYKFICLLLSENKYLYIHSKNTKRDKLYSLRLLASRLDFNLYYVNISKIMDSQKNIKLNISKQINMINK is encoded by the coding sequence ATGAGCTTAAATCCCAATTTCAATCCAAATGCACCTGGCTCCCCAGAATATATGAACGAGTCAggtgaaaataaaaacacacacaattttagtaatataaataatacatatgcatataaagaaaattattacaataAAACTGGACCAAACACTGGCTTGattagaaataaaaatgaaatacaatatcaaaaacaaaatgatcaacatattcaaaaaaaaataacaataataaataatggaGAAAATTATCCAGTTAATGAAACTAGCGGTATTACTAAGGACGCggaaaacataaaaaattctacaatattaacaaaaatagctaaaaaaatggatgaaaaaaatacagaAAATTTTAAGAGTATTACCCATTTTgctaaatatttattttttatagcaaaaaaaataggtacaatacaaaataaaaataattcaaaatcTCAAAATACACCACATTTTAATGATGAAGttcaaaaaatgttaataaaacatttaatatacaaattaaataaaatattatcgtcacttataaattataatattctagattataatgaaactacaaatataaaaaatgatatcgAATATTATTGTTTGAAAAATAGTAACTTAAcattaaacaaaataaggGTTAtgctaaaaaaattagaggatagtaaaattaattataaatatatacttcatatacttttaaaacttaaaatatatcaagaagaaatagaagaaaatgatatttCACATATTAATGTAATTGCAAGTTCACATACTAGACAAATAGTGCCAGAACAAgctgaaaaaaatgaggcAAACATAGAAAATCTCAAAATACCTGACCATAATGttaatcaaaataaaataaataataatcaaCTTACAAAATCATATGAAATAGTTGAACAAACTAATAATATTcctaatttatataatgagcaaaatattatttctataCATAAAGgccaaaataataatgttagTGAAATAGAAACAAGCCAATCCAAAATAAAACCTGTAACCACaattatagaaaatgatatgattcacaaaaaaaatttcatgaacaaaagtatatttgcaacaattatattaaacaataaatttaatagtTTAGATATAgatgaaaatttattattaagaGATCTAATATACCCACTCCAAGGAATAAATggtgaatatataaaatttaataaaatagaaaatactTTTTGTGTTTATAATAGAAAAGTGAGTATTGGAATGCatcattttattactaATATAAGTAAAGTAggtattttatttagaaaattacaaaaatatattaatacttTCACTAATGAAATGGTTAATAATGGAAGTTCGACATTTAATGCTTCAAACTATTTTGACAATTTTGAAGAAAATGGAATATCTACCAATAAATTTCAAGAAAAAACAGAAAATACAGCCATTATAAAATCAGAAAAAactaaaattaataatatagaaaatagccaaaataatattgagGATAATTTCAGTAGTGAAGAAAGCGAAATCAATCatgaaaatacaaataatataacagAAAATgaaggaaaatataatatacaaatattaagACGAAAAAAAGGAAGTTTAGTAATAGATGCACTATATCAAATAGTTAGGGAATATctaaatgaatattataaattgcTATCGCATATTGAAAGTGAAATAAATGaacatatacataaaaatacagtatatataggaataaaagttttatatacattattacaagaatcatataaaatattaagaGTGTTAATAAATGTAATAGATGAATCACAAAGGTCTACAGGATGCCAATTTTTGTCTTTTGTATATTCTAAATCGCAAGTTTACGATTATGACgaagaaaaaatttataaaaagatTCTACAAAAATGTACTAAAccaataaatttaatattaaaacaatGGGTTGAAAATGGAATACTAAAAGataaatttaaagaaacttttatttctttaaataataatatcacTTCTGAACAAATATGGATGtataaatttgttataaatatgaataatattcCACTTTTTCTTAGTACAACGACAGCTAAgaaaattttgttaattgGAAAATGTGtttatcttttaaattatcttagcttaaataatacaaaatcTGTAAATTGGGGAATTTCTGATAATATACatgatataaaattagaacaagaaaatatgttttCACAAATTAAAGATAGAAAcgatttttttgataatccATCATCTATTTCACCAAATGcagatatattttctattaatgattttcatacatatatggaaaatatagataattatataaaacatttatctaaaaaaaaaaatcaagaattattttcattacttataaaacaatatgGATTATATGAGCATTTTAAAGCATTTAGGCATTTCATACTTTTAGTAGATGGtgatttatttgaaaatatttttgaaaatatgaaaacagatttatatatgaatgcAGATGAGTTAAAAAGACATTAtctaaataataaattagaattatgtataaaatCTTCTTCAATATTTACatctaataaaaatataattaaaaaattaattattgaaaaatttaatgcAAAAAGAGGAGATATAGGATGGGATATATTAGTACTAGATTTTGTAGTTGAAAAACCTTTAgacataatttttacaaataaaattaaaaatatttataaaagtataaatgttttattaattaaattaaaaaaaatacaatgtgaattatcaaatatatgGTATCTATTTACACatctttttaaaattattaatttgatatattataattcagtttttatacattgtaatattataagaaatgaaatgtttcattttattcaaaatattttatcttatttttattatgatgTTATAGATATGAATTGGtatgaatttaaaaaaaaaatttttacatGTAATGATTTAGATATGTTAATACATGAGCATTACAATTATGTAACTCAAATTCAAATAGATTTGTTCCTTGGAAATTACACAGATTTGTttaattcaaaattttctCAAAATTcagataatataaatggaaCCCCTTttagtaatatatttgagGATGAtgcaaataattatttaggTTCGTCTTTTTCGAATGAAATAAATGGGACTTATTCTTCCCCAACTTTacatgaaaatattaaaaataataaaaatgagcaaaataattttgaaaatacaACTACTAATACAATTcctcaaaaaaatatggaaaatgaaacactaatttgtttaaataaaattctaGATATAATTTCTCGATTTATAAATCTGACTAGTTCATTAATATCAACAGTTTGTGAAAATTATTCAGAAATTAAATCGTTAACTGAAAAAAAGAGACAACAAAAAATAGATCAAAACACAGAACCCAATACAGATCCTACTATTAATGATATAGATATagattatattaataattatataaattataatattattggtgaaaaaacaattaaagatattaaaatgttattaaagtattatagaaattatatttataaatttatttgtcTATTACTTAGtgaaaacaaatatttatatatccattcaaaaaacacaaaaagAGATAAGTTATATTCCCTTCGTCTTTTAGCTTCGCGTCTTGATTTTAATCTttattatgtaaatatttcaaaaattatggattcacaaaaaaatataaagctAAATATTTCTAAGCAAATAAACATGATAAACAAATAA
- a CDS encoding mitochondrial-processing peptidase subunit beta, putative: MLGKKIRNILGNTLKKYSRKYSTSNLMKEIKNQPLTQITELSNKMKVATIQNNCEVPTIGLWISSGSKYENKTNNGVAHFLEHMIFKGTNKRNRVQLEKEIENMGAHLNAYTAREQTGYYFKCFKDDVKWCIELLSDILTNSIFDEKLIEMEKHVILREMEEVEKSIDEVIFDKLHMTAFRDHPLGYTILGPIENIKNMKKNDILNYIQKNYTSDRMVLCAVGDVDHANIVKLAEQYFSNIKPQDEKGLIFKKEFDKIKPFFCGSEIIIRDDDSGPNAHVAVAFEGVPWASSDSITFMLMQCIIGTYRKNEEGIVPGKLSANRTINNISNKMTVGCADYFTSFNTCYNNTGLFGFYVQCDELAVEHALGELMFGITSLSYSITDEEVELAKIHLKTQLISMFESSSTLAEEISRQILVYGRPISLAEFIIRLNEIDAEEVKRVAWKYLHDRDIAVAAMGALHGMPQYFDLRQKTYWLRY, from the coding sequence ATGTTAGGAAAAAAGATTCGTAATATCTTGGGTAATACACTCAAGAAATATTCTAGAAAATATAGTACATCAAATTTaatgaaagaaataaaaaatcaacCTTTAACTCAAATTACAGaattatcaaataaaatgaaagtAGCAACAATACAAAATAACTGTGAAGTCCCTACAATAGGATTATGGATAAGTAGCGGAagtaaatatgaaaataaaacgaATAATGGAGTAGCCCATTTTTTAGAACATATGATTTTTAAAGgaacaaataaaagaaatagagttcaattagaaaaagaaattgaaaatatggGAGCACACCTAAATGCATATACTGCTAGGGAACAAACAggatattattttaaatgttttaaaGATGATGTTAAATGGTGTATTGAATTATTAAGtgatatattaacaaatagTATATTTGATGAAAAACTGATAGAAATGGAAAAACATGTTATTTTAAGAGAAATGGAAGAAGTTGAAAAATCAATAGATGAAgttatttttgataaacTGCACATGACTGCATTTAGAGATCATCCACTAGGATATACTATTTTAGGCCcaatagaaaatattaaaaatatgaaaaaaaatgatatattaaattatattcaaaaaaattatacatcAGATCGAATGGTTTTATGTGCCGTTGGCGATGTAGATCATGCTAATATTGTCAAGTTAGCTgaacaatatttttctaatattaAACCACAAGATGAAAAAGgtcttatttttaaaaaagaatttgataaaattaaaccatttttttgtggatcagaaattataataagAGATGATGATTCAGGACCAAATGCTCATGTAGCTGTAGCTTTTGAAGGTGTCCCTTGGGCTTCATCAGATTCAATCACATTTATGTTAATGCAATGTATAATAGGAACGTacagaaaaaatgaagaaggTATAGTACCTGGTAAATTATCAGCAAATAGAAcgattaataatatatctaaTAAAATGACAGTAGGATGTGCTGATTATTTTACATCATTTAATACatgttataataatactgGTTTGTTTGGTTTTTATGTACAATGTGATGAGTTAGCTGTTGAACATGCACTTGGGGAATTAATGTTTGGAATCACTTCTTTAAGTTATTCTATAACTGATGAAGAAGTTGAACTAGCCAAAATACATCTAAAAACACAACTTATTAGTATGTTTGAATCATCATCAACTCTAGCAGAAGAAATATCCAGACAAATACTTGTATATGGTCGTCCAATTTCTTTAGCagaatttattattagattaaatgaaatagaTGCTGAAGAAGTTAAAAGAGTTGCTTGGAAATATTTACATGATCGTGATATAGCAGTTGCTGCAATGGGCGCTTTACATGGCATGCCTCAATATTTTGATCTTAGACAAAAAACATATTGGCTTCGATATTAA
- a CDS encoding tubulin delta chain, putative, with protein MGVLGVQIGQCGNQLGMEFYDAIYKHIMSCKNGNLKNKLINMYFDEECEYDNNIFPIIEYEGFTNNKNIKGHIINPDSSNVKCLNNYIARCILIDMEPKVIEKCLNGNKFDKNSPDYSNYILKNKNKKYEKIRNSEFGEYDNEFEKSQKYICGLNEYYEPTNNFIKIFEKKCNIIKLNDNYKNRNSMEEKNEKQNYSYCKKFDNFINKEIENNTKNIDDNNIVNVSSYSKMYSINQWKYNKNNVIYGLNGSGNNWSYGFNVHAKNICEDFINLINKELEKNNNNECIDNIILFHSLAGGSGSGISSYISYILKDEYPKINLFNICVLPYTFGEISVQSLNTILCLSSIYEVSDCVMVFENDKFELMCKKINNGGISGDITGHSLHSFGNIDTNNINKYICQFLVHTIGLPIDYSYLKNNSNYKYSNFMNSIISDLCCHSNYKLLSARYLPQVYKENLKFEQNTFNMLIKRMHKMVINGNILDYSIGSSKDSAEMSGYLNSYMDSYFPKISEKNLRNNNIFQKIDNIPIHLNETISKAYVDKKLNSIFLWSDGNNINKYQQMKSRHPYKIFNKNNNLKNLQNNINSTNFNHNNVIFNSKMIMRGEVNENINLNLFKNNVLYSNRSLNPIEIYIDENKYFGNNSLSMLSNCLTPIPGLKKVLQNAKMLYSTNAYIYQYNNYGVTNDNIHNSLMGIDQIINSYESLSLE; from the coding sequence atgGGGGTTTTAGGTGTGCAGATTGGACAATGTGGAAATCAACTAGGAATGGAATTTTACGACGCtatttataaacatattatgaGTTGTAAAAATgggaatttaaaaaataaattaattaatatgtattttGACGAAGAGTGTgaatatgataataatatatttcccATAATAGAATATGAAGGTTTTacaaacaataaaaatattaaaggGCATATAATAAATCCTGATTCTTCAAATGTAAAATgcttaaataattatattgcAAGGTGCATATTAATAGACATGGAACCAAAAGTAATCGAGAAATGCCTGAACGGGAATAAgtttgataaaaattctCCGGATTATAgcaattatattttaaaaaataaaaataaaaaatatgaaaagaTAAGAAATTCAGAATTTGGGGAATATGACAATGAATTTGAGAAAAGCCAGAAATATATCTGTGgattaaatgaatattatgagccaacaaataattttataaaaatattcgaaaaaaaatgtaatattatcaaattaaatgataattataaaaataggaATAGTAtggaagaaaaaaatgagaaacaaaattattcatattgtaaaaaatttgataattttataaataaagaaatagaaaataataccAAAAATATTGATGATAATAACATAGTTAACGTTTCGTCTTATTCGAAAATGTACAGCATTAATCAGTggaaatataacaaaaataatgtaattTATGGCCTGAACGGGTCAGGTAATAATTGGTCATATGGGTTTAATGTACATgcgaaaaatatatgtgaagattttataaatttaataaataaagaattagaaaaaaataacaataatgaATGTATAGATaacataatattatttcatagTTTAGCAGGTGGAAGTGGTAGTGGAATAAGTTCATATATatcttatattttaaaagatgaatatccaaaaataaatttatttaatatatgtgttTTACCATATACTTTTGGTGAAATAAGTGTGCAAAGTTTAAATACgattttatgtttatcGTCTATTTATGAGGTTTCAGATTGTGTTATGGtttttgaaaatgataaatttgaattgatgtgtaaaaaaataaataatggtGGCATTTCTGGAGACATAACAGGACATTCATTACATTCTTTTGGAAATATAGacacaaataatattaacaaatatatatgtcaGTTTCTTGTGCATACAATAGGATTACCAATTGATTATagttatttaaaaaataatagcaattataaatattctaattttatgaattcAATAATATCTGATTTATGTTGTcattcaaattataaactACTGTCGGCTAGATATCTTCCTCAagtatataaagaaaatttaaaatttgagCAGAATACATTTaatatgttaataaaaagaatGCATAAAATGGTtataaatggaaatatattagatTATAGTATAGGAAGTTCTAAAGACAGTGCAGAAATGAGTGGGTATTTGAATAGTTATATGGATAGTTATTTTCCTAAAATatctgaaaaaaatttaagaaataataatatttttcagaaaattgataatattCCTATACATTTAAACGAAACGATAAGTAAAGCATATGTGGATAAGAAATTAAAttcgatttttttatggagtgatggtaataatataaataaatatcagCAAATGAAATCACGGCATccttataaaatatttaataaaaataataatttaaaaaatttacaaaataatataaattcaacaaattttaatcacaataatgttatttttaattctaaAATGATAATGCGTGGAGAAGTTAacgaaaatataaatcttaacttatttaaaaataatgtgtTATATAGTAATAGATCTTTAAATCCTATAGAAATTTatattgatgaaaataaatattttggtAATAATAGTTTGTCTATGTTATCTAATTGCTTAACCCCTATACCGggtttaaaaaaagttttgcaaaatgcaaaaatgttatattcTACAAAcgcttatatatatcagtACAATAATTACGGGGTAACAAATGACAATATTCATAATTCTCTCATGGGAATTGatcaaattattaattcatATGAAAGTTTGTCTTTAGAGTAG
- a CDS encoding histidine--tRNA ligase, putative, with protein MWSFAKSSLKYFLLFDIFIRTHFLCRDISSQNKPKAFFINNIANNRKYKLRENKKIISVNSIKGIRTFDQTQYKKREYLFNIWKDIARSFSYTFYDLPILESYELFQKNNINEYYDFIKNKRHLILRPEITPQLINYLFFKNGGLKKKKEQNIPTCRDNCNCISSHISGKNNSKNLYSYQKKCRHKNDNQKQYMLQNFKKTFKMCTIGQCFRYEQISNYRKREHYQWNMDIIGINNINAEIELFTILLTFFKKVKLYEKDIIIKINNKQIIKSIILKVFKNSLLYYCSQKQIDEIVVKKTLHILDKYNKISKYNFKLLLQKNIPFIKYNDISNFNNIIYNINTYDDIEIFFNFNTNNSNNNSLKNILNYFKKLNLHTYFKIDLATVRGLDYYQNTIFEIFYKNKINRAICGGGRYDFILNKTNIPAIGFGMGDVVISEILFNKENACNIIDENINIVSFFPNINNDNIKLKNNKYKEYYDILHTLRMNNIKIYTLLQNDLTLSKALKKANSFKSDYFLFCQENEENNFILKNLKTGYQQIVNLENILYVYSSI; from the coding sequence ATGTGGTCATTCGCAAAATCCagtttaaaatatttccttttgtttgatatttttataagaactcattttttatgcagAGATATTTCCAGCCAAAATAAGCCAAAAGCTTTcttcataaataatatagccaataatagaaaatataaattacgagaaaataaaaaaattatttcagTTAATAGCATAAAAGGGATAAGAACATTTGATCAAAcacaatataaaaaaagagaatatttatttaatatatggaAAGACATAGCAAGAAGTTTTTCATACACTTTTTATGATTTGCCAATATTAGAAAGTTATGAactttttcaaaaaaataatataaatgaatattatgattttattaaaaataaaaggcATTTAATATTACGCCCAGAAATAACGCCACAATTAATtaactatttatttttcaaaaatggaggattgaaaaaaaagaaagaacaaaatataCCCACATGTAGGGACAATTGTAATTGTATTAGTTCCCATATTtctggaaaaaataattcaaaaaatttatatagttatcaaaaaaaatgtagacataaaaatgataaccAAAAACAGTATATGttacaaaattttaaaaagacTTTTAAAATGTGTACAATTGGTCAATGCTTCAGATATGAGCAAATTTCGAATTATCGTAAAAGGGAGCATTATCAATGGAATATGGATATAATtggaataaataatataaatgccgaaattgaattatttactattttattaacattttttaaaaaagtaaaattatatgaaaaagatattataattaaaattaataataaacaaattataaaatctattatattgaaagtttttaaaaattcattattatattattgctCTCAAAAACAAATAGACGAAATTGTGGTAAAAAAAACCCTACATATActtgataaatataataagatttcaaaatataattttaaattgctattacaaaaaaatattccatttataaaatataatgatataagcaattttaacaatattatttataatattaatacatatGATGAcatagaaatattttttaattttaatacaaataattccaataataattctttaaaaaatatattaaactatttcaaaaaattaaatttgcACACATATTTCAAAATAGATTTAGCAACAGTAAGAGGATTAgattattatcaaaatacgatttttgaaattttttataaaaataaaattaatagagCAATATGTGGTGGTGGACGTTatgattttatattaaacaaaacaaaCATCCCGGCAATAGGATTTGGTATGGGAGATGTAGTTATAtctgaaatattatttaataaagaaaatgcttgtaatataattgatgaaaatattaatatagtatcattttttccaaatataaataatgataatataaaattaaaaaataataaatataaagaatattaCGATATATTGCACACTCTTAgaatgaataatattaagATTTATACATTATTACAAAATGATTTAACTCTTTCAAAGGCTTTAAAAAAAGCTAATTCTTTCAAATCAGattactttttattttgtcaagaaaatgaagaaaataattttattttaaaaaatttaaaaacagGATATCAGCAGATTGTCAATTTAGAGAATATACTTTATGTTTATTCCTCCATTTAA